Within the Halichoerus grypus chromosome 2, mHalGry1.hap1.1, whole genome shotgun sequence genome, the region CTGCTGAGCGCCGGCGAGCCGCGGTCGGCCGCGCCCACGCCGAACTCGAACGCGCGCAGCGCCTCGAAGTCCAGGGACCTGAGCGCGAACAGCTGCCCGTTGTCCGCGTTGATGGACACCAGCGAGGCCAGGGGCAGCCGCGGGTCGTGCGGCGGCAGCAGCGAGTAGGTGACCTGCGCGTTGGCGCCCGAGTCTCTGTCCGTGGCGCTCACGCTGCCGATGTGCAGGGCGGGGCTGTTGTTCTCGCGCACCCGCAGGGTGTAGGCGCTTTGGCTGAAGGCCGGGGCGTTGTCGTTGACGTCGGACACCGTCACCGTTATGTTGTGCTGGGTTTTCAGCCTGGGGGTGCCCAGGTCAGTGACGGTGATGGTGATGTTGTACTCGGCCTGGCTCTCTCTGTCCAGTGGTCTCTCAGTAACTAGGGTGTAAAAGTTCTTGAATGTGGGTTTCAGGAGAAAGGGGAGATCCTTCTGGATGGAGCAAACCATCCTACCGTTGTCCCCGGAGTCTGGATCAGAAACACTGAAAACAGCCACTACAGTCTCTGGTGAGTTTTCTGGGGTAGAGCTTGTGAGCGTCGACATGGTAAGTTCAGGGGCGTTGTCATTCACATCCACAACCTCTATAGCTACAGTGCATTTTCCTGAAAGGCCCCCGCCGTCTGTGCCTGCAATTTCCACATTATAGTATCGAGTTGCCTCGAAATCCAATGCCTTTTTCAGACGAATTTCTCCTGTAATTTCATCTATTACAAATGGTTGAGTAACTTCATTGCCTTGGAATAGAGTGTAGACTACATTCCCATTTGTTCCTGCATCTAAATCTTGGGCAGAGACAACGACAACTAAGGAGTTTAGGGGGCTGTTCTCGGGAACCTGTACCTCATAGAGCGACTGTAAAAACTGAGGAGCATTATCATTGATGTCCACGACTTCAATGTGGACTGCAGTGGTCCCGGACCTGGGCGGAGTCCCACCATCCAGCGCCGTGAGGGTTAAACTGAGCTCAGACTGCTCCTCCCGATCCAGCGCTTTGTCCAGCATGAGCTCTGGGTATTTTCTGCCATCTCCGCGATTACAAGTGACAACGTGAAAATGGGAGTTGGGGCTGATTGTGTAGTTCTGCACAGTGTTGATACCTATGTCCAAGTCCTGAgctattttcaaaggaaatatggTCCCTGGCTGAACATTCTCTGGGATTTTTAGGAGCATTTCCTTGTCTAGGAACTGTGGGGAATGGTCATTTATATCCGTAAGTTGCAGATCAGCCTGAAAAAACTGCACCGGGTTTTCCAGTAATAACTGGAAATATAATATACAGGGATCTGTCGCCCCGCACAGCACCTCTCGGTCTAGTTTTCCATATAGCAGCAAATTCCCGGTTTCTACATCCAGCTGCAAgacctgtttgtttcctttgtaatGGATTCGCGCGCCCCGAGTAGCTAACTCCCCCACCCTAAGCCCCAGGTCTTTTGCCAGGTTGGCCACAAAGGAGccactttctgtttcttctggcATGGAATACCTAATTGCGTCAGAGCCAGCCTCCCACAAAAGCAACAATATAGCAAGAAAGATAACTTGCCTTTTCTGTGGTGTTTTTGCTAGCGCAGTCTCCATTGTTCAGACCCAATTCAAGAAGGTGCAGTTTCTTCAACTCTGTATACAATCAGCCCAGATGATTTGGTTAAATAACCTCGATTTAGATATTTCTGACTGACTCGCCCTAGAATGATGTCCTCTCTGAAGATAACTGCCGCTAGATCTTACTAAAATGCTTCCTTCTTTTAGGAAGCGCTCCCTGTTCTGATTCCAGCTTAATGGCGTCCGGGATATCCATAGAGCCTTTCATTCATACTCTAGCCTGCAGCGCCACCAGGCGTCCTTACTTACTATGGCATATAGTATTTGTCATTTCATTCCAAATTACAACTTGTATACACTATCAAAGTCCTTGTAAGTCACAGAAGTGCGCCCTATCGTATCTCCAGTCCTTAGGTATTGGAAATTCTAAAGAAACATTTGTTAACTTTCAGTGCAGTAATACTTTTCAGAACAAACTAAATGATACATCAGTGTTCTTCataaaacacattttgagaaGAAACCTCTTGTTGGGTTTCTTATTTGATTACATTCAAGAAATAAGTGTTAACCGATGTTTACAAAAGTTTGCAATTttacaaaagttatttttatattgaaatataacatATCAGAAGGGGTACAAGTGATAAGTGTACAACTCAATACATTTTTCAGGAAGTGAACACAGTCCTATAAGTAGAAactaaactaaaactaaaatgttACCAAAACCCTAGAAGCtcccttctgtttttgtttgatcATTACCCTCTCCCCTAAAGGTAAGCATGCTTCTGACATCTAttatcatagatttttttcttttttgaacttttataCAAATGGACTTATGTCgtatttctcttttatgtttggcttcttttactcaacattatgtttttaaaattcatctgttATATATTgtcctaatttattttattctcagtgCTTTATATTATTCTATTGTATGACTGTGCTACTATTTATCTATTCTCCGGTTGATGCACATTGGGGTTTGGTGATATTTTGGATAGTGCTGCTACCAACATTCTTGTACATATCTTTTGGTGTCTATGTGAGCATTTATGTTGAATATATTCCTAGGAGTCAGACTTCTGTGTGCAAAGATGTACACATATATTTAGCCTTAACAGATATTGTAAAAAGTTTACAAATGTGGTTTTACTGAAACCAGCAAAAAAAGacagttccagttgctccatgtccttgtcaacatttgatactgtcttttaattttaaccaCTCTGATGAATGTGTAGTGATAACATATTGTAACTTTAATTAGCATCTCCCTGATTAAATTGAGCACTTTTTTCACATGATTAATGGCCATTAGGGTACATTCTTGTGAAGTACTTGTCTTTTGTCTCTATTTACGACATTTGCCTTTTTCCTTATCAATTATtagaagttccttatatattctgagTATAATTACTTTTTCAGAagtatgtattgcaaatatcttctcccactttaTGGCTTGCATTTCTGCTCTCTTGTGCTATCTTTGATGAAGAAAACATCTTACCATTAGTCTAATTTATcaatacttttcttatttttttaagattttatttatttatttgaagagagagacacagtgagagggggggagtggcagagggagaagcaggcttcccgccgagcagggagcccgatgcagggctcgatcccaggaccctgggatcatgacctgagccgaaggcagacgcccaacgactgagccacccaggcgccccaatacttttCATTTATGGTTAGAAAATCTTTGCATATATCCCAAGatcatgaaaatattcttgtatatttttttaaatcaattgctttacttttcatatttagaGCAATGATCTtcctgaatttgatttttttcatatgaatgAGGTTAGggttacattattttttcataaaaatatccaAATGCACTATCTTTTGAAAAGAAGATTCATTCCCTATTGTTTCTGAAGTGTCAATTTATTATAAATCAGGTGACCATTGGTCTGTTCAAGACTCTTCTTTCCGTTTTTCTCTTGGTTTATCCTGGAATACCATATTGTCTTAATAACTATATCTTTTTAATAGGCTTGATTATCTGATAGGTAAGTCCTCCACTTTACAGATACCCCACATCCCTGATCCTCTCCATTCAGAAGTTCTTTGAAACGATGTTGGCGTTGGCCAGTTTGAGGATGGAGTCATCTTGCTCACCTGTCCTGCGAATGGCCCCACAGCGTAGGTTTTAAACTGTCCATTGAACCTGCCTGTCATCTTCTCAACCTCGGCCTCGTTCATCTGGATGGACGCGTGATCCTTGGCGTCGATGATGCGGTTGCTGGCGGAGCATTTCCGCGGTACATGCAGGTCCACGAACTCGCCGGCGTCGTTCTGCACGTTGAGAGCGCGCCAGCTGCCACCGCCAGGGGCGTAAGCACAGAAAGTccttcacttttattctttttcttcaagatGGTTTTTGGTTCTTATTGtccttttgtatttctatataaactttagatttgggggcgcctgggtggctcagttggttaagcgactgccttcggctcaggtcatgatcctggagtccctggatcgagtcccatatcggcctccctgctcagcagggagtctgcttctccctctgaccctcccccctctcatgtgctctctctctcattctctctctctcaaataaataaataaaatctttaaaaaaataaaaataaaaataaactttagattTGGCTTGTCGATTTTCACAAAGAAATCTGCTGaaattttgtttaggattttattCCATCTATAGAGTgcttggggagaactgacatatTCCCAACATTGAGTCTTCcaaatattgaaaattatatatCCCTCTATTTTAGAACTTTAacttttctcaatattttatagtttttcagtATAGAAGTCTTGCACATGTTGTTAGATTTGTTTctagatatttgatattttttaaactttgtaaatGATACtcaaaatcttaaattttatgatttttgttatCAGAAATACAATTTCTATTTGTATACTACCATATATCCAGTGGAATAGCTAACCTAATTTATTAATCATAATCATCAATAGATTCTTTATGACTTTTTATATATACAatcatgtcatttaaaaaaaaaaaggcattcttatttctcccctttcaATCATTGtccctcttattttttctttgccttattcCACTGGTTAGGACCTATGGTATAATACTGAAGTGAAATAGTAAAGGCAGGCATCCTTGTCTCATTCTTGATATTTAAGGGAAACTTCAATAATTTACCATTAAAGATAATTCTTCCTGTAGGTTTTAAAATACAGTCTGAATGTTcccttctattttcagtttgcTAAATACTTTACCATGAATGTGTGCTGAATTGTATCAAAtgactttttctgtatttattgagataatcctattttcttcatctgttcatGTGACtaatattaattttcaaatattaaattggATTTGCATccttaaaataacacattttctcataatttattatttcatttttatatatttctgaattttatttcctgatattttgtttagaattttcccatctatatttataaatgagATTGGCCTCTGTTTTTCCTCTCTTATAATGTCTTATTCAGGTTTGGATGTCATAACCCATTGAAGTTATGTTAGCACCCAAATGATTTGAGaaacatttcctatttttctattctctgaaaaAGGCTGCAAAAACTGGTATTAGTTCTTCCATAAGTATTGTGGAAGAATTCCCTAGTGTGAATTGGAGTGGCCAGGTTCTTTAATAACAAGTTTAATTTACTTAATAGATATGCCTAATCAGATGttatatttcttcttgtttcaggtTTAGTATATTGtgtttttcaaagatgttttccattttatataaattgtcaaatttattggcataaagttacTTATAATATccctttttatttaatatctatgGGATTGGTAATGAtgttcctttttcattcctgatattggtagttggtgtttttttccttcttgattaGTCTTAcctagagtttttgtttttaagattttatttatttatttatttatttatttatttatttatttattggggggaggggcagagagagagggagaaatagagagaaagaatctgaagcagactagCAGCTGAGCACAACGACCccaagagcatgacctgagccaaaaccaagagtctgaccctTCTAGTATcaaaaacctataaagaacttagcaaactcaacacccaaagaacaaataatccaatcaagaaatgggcagaagacatgaacatttttccaaagaagacatccaaatggccaacagacacatgagaaagtgctcaacatcgctcggcatcagggaaatccaaatcaaaacctcaatgagataccacctcacaccagtcagaatggctaaaattaacaagtcaggaaacgacagatgttggcaaggatgtggagaaaggggaaccctcctacactgttggtgggaatgcaagctggtgcagccactctggaaaacagtatagaggttcctcaaaaagttgaaaatagagctaccgtatgacccagcaattgcactactggctatttaccccaaagatacaaatgtagtaatccaaaggggcacatgcaccccaatgtttatagcagcaatgtccacaatagccaaactatggtaagagccaagatgtccatcaacagatgaatggataaagaagatgtgatatatatatatatacaatggaatattatgcagccaccataAAAACAAagtcttgccttttgcaacaacgtggatggaactagagggtattatgctaagcgaaataagtcaatcagagaaagacatgtatcatatgacctcactgatatgaggaattcttaatctcaggaaacaaactgagggttgctggagtggtgaggggtgggagggatggtgtggctgggtgatagactttggggagggtatgtgctatggtgagcactgtgaattgtgtaagactgatgaatcacagacctgtacctctgaaacaaataatacattatatgttttaaaaaaaagagagaagatagtaggaagggaaaaatgaagggggggaatcagagggggagacgaaccatgagagactatggactctgagaaacaaaatgagggttctagaggggagacgggtgaggggatgggttagcctggtgatgggtattaaagaggtcacgtaatgaatggagcactgggtgttatacgcaaacaatgaatcatggaacactacatcaaaaactaatgatgtaatgtatggtgattaacataacataacaaaataaaaaaaaaaaagagtccgacccttaaccaactgagccacccagataccccataAGAATTTTTAATTGTATCAATCATTACAAAGAGCcaactttcagttttattgatttcctgtttttttttaagattttatttatttatttgagagagagagaatgagagacagagagcatgagagggaagagggtcagagggagaagcagaccccccgctgagcagggagcccgatgtgggactggatcccaggactccaggatcatgacctgagccgaaggcagttgctcaaccaactgagccacccaggcgccctgatttccTGTTTTATTTGTCATCTCTTTATGtttatatctgttttcttccttctttatttgatttcttctttttctagcttcttcaGAGGAAATCTTGGATTAgtgatttttaatctttcttttctaacatgtgcatttaaagtttttaaatttccttctagGTCCCGTTTTGATGTAGCAAATCCTAATTTTTACCCAGttcaaaatatatggaaatttctGCTATTAcatcttctttgacccatggattatattatttacttttgaaGCACTTGGGGatttcttgttatatttttattttaaatttcatttcatttcttttttttttaaagattttattttattttttgacagggagagagagacagcgagagagggaacacaagcagggggagtgagagagggagaagcaggcctcccgccgagcagggagcccgatgcgaggcttgatcccaggaccccgagatcatgacctgagccaaaggcagacgcttaacgactgagccacccaggtgcccctcatttcatttcattttaaataggctccacatccagcatggagcccaacatagggcttgaactcacaactgtgagatcaaaacctaagctgagatcaagagtcagacacttaactgactgagccactcaggtaccccctagttatatttttaattctgtctTAATTCCAATGTCAAAAAGCATACTCTGagtaatttcaattcttttaaattttttgaggtttgtttttgaCCAGAATAtggataatttttatatatttcatatgcacattaaataTCATGTATTCTCCAGTGTGCTGTGTGTCAATTTATTCCAATATGATTATTGTGTTGCTCAGATTTTTACTATTCgtggtgtttgtgtgtatatgtcttCTTATTCTCTCAGGAATCAAGAGAGTTGTATTAAGTCTACTATGAccgtg harbors:
- the PCDHB5 gene encoding protocadherin beta-5, yielding METALAKTPQKRQVIFLAILLLLWEAGSDAIRYSMPEETESGSFVANLAKDLGLRVGELATRGARIHYKGNKQVLQLDVETGNLLLYGKLDREVLCGATDPCILYFQLLLENPVQFFQADLQLTDINDHSPQFLDKEMLLKIPENVQPGTIFPLKIAQDLDIGINTVQNYTISPNSHFHVVTCNRGDGRKYPELMLDKALDREEQSELSLTLTALDGGTPPRSGTTAVHIEVVDINDNAPQFLQSLYEVQVPENSPLNSLVVVVSAQDLDAGTNGNVVYTLFQGNEVTQPFVIDEITGEIRLKKALDFEATRYYNVEIAGTDGGGLSGKCTVAIEVVDVNDNAPELTMSTLTSSTPENSPETVVAVFSVSDPDSGDNGRMVCSIQKDLPFLLKPTFKNFYTLVTERPLDRESQAEYNITITVTDLGTPRLKTQHNITVTVSDVNDNAPAFSQSAYTLRVRENNSPALHIGSVSATDRDSGANAQVTYSLLPPHDPRLPLASLVSINADNGQLFALRSLDFEALRAFEFGVGAADRGSPALSSQALVRVLVVDDNDNSPFVLYPPQNGSAPCSELVPRAAEAGYLVTKVVAVDGDSGQNAWLSYQLLRATEPGLFGVWAHNGEVRTARPLSERDAVQHRLVVLVKDNGEPPLSASVTLHVLLVDGFSQPYLPLPDAAAAEARADPLTVYLVVALASVSSLFLLSVLVFVAVRLCRRSRAALGGGCSVAEGPFAGHLVDVSGAGTLSHSYQYDVCLTEGPGSNEFKFLKPIIPKFPPHGAVEEIEGNATFRNSFGFN